One part of the Ranitomeya imitator isolate aRanImi1 chromosome 10, aRanImi1.pri, whole genome shotgun sequence genome encodes these proteins:
- the LOC138651950 gene encoding cyclin-dependent kinase inhibitor 1B-like has product MANLALQEDSMPALLLPRMGIVGASGRVVCRSLFGPIDHDELRSELKRQLKEIQASDCQRWNFDFDSGTPLKGTFCWEPLESTEMPSFYRESKLCPDSARQPSIRLLVPTAEESPAETVQEKKECAKENADKAVKKCQGVKGPSKTSTSSLLKKREISTSITDYFPKRKRIQAPKADNLKVAHHPFCTLEQTPRKKIR; this is encoded by the exons ATGGCAAACCTTGCCCTGCAGGAGGACAGCATGCCAGCCTTACTGCTGCCCAGGATGGGCATCGTGGGTGCCAGCGGAAGGGTGGTTTGCAGAAGTTTGTTTGGCCCCATCGATCACGACGAGCTGAGATCTGAGCTGAAGAGGCAGCTCAAGGAGATCCAAGCGTCTGACTGTCAAAGGTGGAACTTTGATTTTGATTCTGGGACACCACTAAAGGGGACTTTTTGTTGGGAGCCTTTGGAGAGCACAGAAATGCCAAGTTTTTACAGGGAGAGCAAACTGTGCCCTGACAGTGCcaggcaaccaagtattaggctcctGGTGCCAACAGCGGAGGAGTCACCAGCTGAGACCGTGCAGGAGAAAAAGGAGTGCGCAAAGGAGAACGCAGACAAGGCTGTCAAGAAATGCCAAGGAGTTAAAGGGCCATCTAAGACCTCCACTTCATCCCTTctcaaaaagagggagatcagcacTTCCATTACTG ATTACTTCCCCAAGAGGAAGAGAATACAAGCCCCTAAGGCTGACAACCTGAAAGTTGCCCACCACCCTTTTTGCACTTTGGAGCAGACCCCTAGGAAAAAGATCAGATGA